The nucleotide sequence CCGGTAGGACGTAAATCAGGCAACTCCCTGTACTCAGAGGCACACGCTACCTTTGAGGAGGATGCGGTCTATGATCAGGTCGACGCTGGCGGTTTTATCCGCCTAAACTCCTTGCGCCTACAAATTCAGGCTTTGAATCGAAAATAGGGTACTCAACTAGAAAAAAGCAAAAAAACAGACATGAAAATTCCTTACGGGTTAAGCAATTTCAAAGATGTTATTGAGGAGGGGTATCTTTATATCGACAAAACCTCCTATATAAATACATTAGAAGAGCAGGGAAAATTCAATATCCTGCTCCGCCCGCGCCGTTTCGGAAAAAGTCTGTTCCTTTCCACCCTCCTGTATTACTACGATACCAACGAAAAGGGTCATTTCGAGACCCTTTTTTCCAACCTGCACATCGGCGACAACCCGACACCGCTGAAAAACAGCTATCAGGTTCTGTTTATGGAATTCAGCGGCATCGCCGATACCGACGCAAAGGCGGTTGAGCAGGAATTCCGTATTGAAGTACAAAAACGGCTGTGCGATTTTCTGCGCCGCTACGGATACCCTGCGGAGAGCCTGCAGCAGGTGAAAGCGGCTCCTTCAGCAGCCTCGGCCATGAAGATATTTTTTTACTGGACAGTAGATGCAAATATCTACCTCATGATCGACGAGTATGATCATTTTGCCAATTCCATCTTGGGGACCAGTCTGGAACGCTTTCGGGAAATCGTCGGCAGGGGCGGTTTCATGCGCAGCTTTTATGAAACAGTCAAGACCGCAACTATGGAAGGTATTGTTGATCGTTTTTTCATCACCGGGGTTACCTCCATTACGCTGGACAGTATGACCAGCGGGTTCAACATCGGCGAGAACATTACCCATCACCGCCTGTTCAATCAGGTGCTCGGCTTTACCGAAGAGGAGACCGAAAACATTGTCGAGCCGCTGGCGCGGAACTGCGCTCTTGATCGAATTGCGCTTATGAACGACCTAAAAAGATGGTATAACGGGTATCTGTTTTCCGATGAACGGACTGAGCGGGTGTACAATGCGGACATGGTGCTGTACTTTGCGAAGAATTTCAATAGGGAAACCTGCGCCTATCCCAAAGCGATGCTGGACGACAACATCGCTTCGGACTACAAGAAAATCATGCAGCTGTTCGGGATCGGTGATCGGGCGGCGAATTTTACAACGCTGGAAAAGCTGCTCACCAACGGAGAGATTATCGGCCTCCATAGCAGAAAGCTTTCTGCGGACAAAAATTTCGAGCAGAATGATTTCATCGCCCTGTTGTTGTATATGGGTTTTGTGACCATTACCGGTACCTTGCTGAATCGGTTACGTTACGGTATTCCAAACTATGTTATCCAAAAACTCTATTATGATTATTTCAGAGAGGAAATCGAACAGCGGGCCAAAATCAGCATTTCAAAAGACGCTATAGAAAATGCTGTGGCCGAACTTGCTCTGCACAACAACATCAAGCCGCTGACCGAAGAAATCGGCAGAGTCCTCGCTCTGTTCTCCAACCGTGATTTCATGAACATGGATGAAAAGCACATCAAGGCTGTGATTCTGACTCTGTTAT is from Candidatus Electrothrix sp. GW3-4 and encodes:
- a CDS encoding AAA family ATPase, with the protein product MKIPYGLSNFKDVIEEGYLYIDKTSYINTLEEQGKFNILLRPRRFGKSLFLSTLLYYYDTNEKGHFETLFSNLHIGDNPTPLKNSYQVLFMEFSGIADTDAKAVEQEFRIEVQKRLCDFLRRYGYPAESLQQVKAAPSAASAMKIFFYWTVDANIYLMIDEYDHFANSILGTSLERFREIVGRGGFMRSFYETVKTATMEGIVDRFFITGVTSITLDSMTSGFNIGENITHHRLFNQVLGFTEEETENIVEPLARNCALDRIALMNDLKRWYNGYLFSDERTERVYNADMVLYFAKNFNRETCAYPKAMLDDNIASDYKKIMQLFGIGDRAANFTTLEKLLTNGEIIGLHSRKLSADKNFEQNDFIALLLYMGFVTITGTLLNRLRYGIPNYVIQKLYYDYFREEIEQRAKISISKDAIENAVAELALHNNIKPLTEEIGRVLALFSNRDFMNMDEKHIKAVILTLLYQSEVYFIRSEAEVNNRYPDILLLERSPVEVPNQFLLELKFSKKKDGEQGWQRKKEEGIRQVQRYLELEDVSALPKLMAYLLVTDGTKIEAVAVS